A single Nostoc sp. PCC 7107 DNA region contains:
- a CDS encoding NAD(P) transhydrogenase subunit alpha: MTEALLAALFVFVLASFIGFEVINKVPPTLHTPLMSGSNAISGIAVLGAIVAAGARETSVSVILGLIAVILATVNVVGGFLVTDRMLQMFKKKEIKA; this comes from the coding sequence GTTTGTATTTGTTTTGGCATCTTTTATCGGCTTTGAAGTCATTAACAAAGTCCCACCAACCCTACATACACCCTTAATGTCCGGTTCAAATGCGATTTCTGGCATTGCGGTACTGGGGGCGATAGTAGCTGCTGGTGCCAGAGAAACAAGTGTTTCGGTAATTCTGGGTTTGATTGCAGTAATCCTCGCCACAGTCAACGTTGTGGGCGGTTTCCTCGTCACCGACAGAATGCTGCAAATGTTCAAAAAAAAGGAGATTAAGGCGTGA